From Triticum aestivum cultivar Chinese Spring chromosome 7B, IWGSC CS RefSeq v2.1, whole genome shotgun sequence:
tgaggacgaggaggagtggtTCCGGGAGATATTCTCGGGGTCCAAGAAGGAGGACGCGATCCAGAACCAGTACGAGTTCTTGGTGCAGCGGATGGGCGGCCCGCCGCTATTCTCCCAGAGGAGAGGTAACTTGATTGAACTGGCGCTCTTCTCCCAATTGGTTCATTGTAGCCCCAAAGCATCCCTGTTTCCACTGCCCAGTTGCCATTGAAGCTAGTGCTTATGTTGAAATTTAATGTTTTGAGTCGAAATGCTTACTTGTTGCCTAATAGATTCCGGGTGTGGAAATAAAACGATCAGTATTTGAAAACTGAAATTGGCTTAGAAGTTCATTCTTAAACATAAACTTTTAGTAAAGACAATAAGTCTTAGACGTTTCAACAAGCAGTTTGTAGAATTGTGGAAATCAGCTCCTGTTTATTCCTTCAGGCCGTCCTTCTGCAGAACCATTATGCTTTTCTTCATAGCAACAGCATACTATCATTGGATTATTCTGTTCTTTCGCCCTGGTTGTCAGGCAGCACTGTCGAGTGCTTAATGCAGGGTACTACGTAGAGATGATTTACTGCTCTCTTCGTCTACGTATAGATTAGAATAACACTTGGTTATGTCAGGAGACTGCTTTTCATTTTCTTAAAATAAATGGATTAGAATTACACGGATTGACTATATTAATGCCAAAGGGTGCTGGAAAGACTCCGACAGGGAATTGCATTTGATCAAACCACGAAAGCAACAAAACAAATATTGAGAGCTAGGATTAGAGTCCGAGAGGAAGAATTATGCAGCACTTATGGCACGTCATCTGCCCTGGAGACCAAGGTTCCTAAGCAGGTGGTGCCCTCTTGAACCCAGAGGATGAGCTTCATTTTGAGTGAGAGTCAGTCAAAAGATTTCTCTGGCACTGAAAGGTTCCCCTAGTTGATTCCTTCCAAATTTCCCAAATCACCAAAATGAGCATCTGGGTTTGTCCGTGGCATATTTTGTCATATCTTTATCTAGCAACAATACCTTATTAATATCATATAATTGCAGTTCCCAGTCAAGACATATGCTTTCTAGTACTTGTGCAGTGAGTAGTTACTAGGTCGAATGTGTTCCATTTCACCATTTCCTGTTTGAACGCCTCTATCTATATCTATGTGCTTCTACACAAAAATGTTTGAAAATCCAATATTTGTCCTGTTGTTCTGTGCCACTTATTTGTCCATCTATTTCTTGAACCTTTTTGGGTGTGGTAAAAGTCATGCTATTTATTATTACTAGGTGTTCCACGTTTTATACCTTTGTCATATTTGTGTCATTCTTGTAATCATGGACATTAGTAGCAACATGAACTCTCGACGTTACCAAGCACTTGcaattcatatttttctgatcTTAATTACTTGCTGACCTAACACTATCACTCTCTCTGATTCTTGTAGGACATCCTGCCTTGATAGGACGACATCGGCCATTCCCAGTTACCCACCGAGCTGCGGAGCGATGGCTACACCACATGCAGCAAGCTCTGGAAACCACCGAAAGCATAAACCCAGATACAAAACCCAAAATGATGAATTTTTTCAGGTCTGTGTTATGACTGAACTAGTGAAATCTGCATCAAGCATTTGGGAGCATATCAACCAAGAGGCTAAGATATTGTCATTTGTTATCTTGTTCCAGGCACACTGCATACTTCCTTGTCGCCGGTAATGAGATGACAAGGCAAACCCAAAGTGTACCTCCCTGCAAACATGCAACGAGCAAACCAGCCGAGTAACCGCTCAAGCTTAACCAGTTGAATAACGGTTTCAGCTCCCATATTCCTATAGGATTCCCATGTGCAATGGGATCAAGGTTGTTTATGCATTATGCATTATAGGAAACGACACGCCTGATGTTGTATGGGCAGAGACACTCGTGCAGAGAGCATCTCAAAATTGATAAATTGCTTACTTGAAATGGTCGTACTCCCTCTTATCGCTGGGTTTGTGTTTGAGGGCACAAGTTCCTATGGTGTATAGGTGCTGAACTGCTCGTGCTATTCTATCCAATGCTCTTGTCAGTTAAGCATGGCATTTCAACCCAGCTTGTTAATTTTCCTTAAAAGAGAAACATAACTTGTTACGCTTATTAAACAGTAGAATTTCAACTGTGGTTTCTGCCGGAAATTGCTTTTGGATCCCGAGCTCCATGGAGCctggatttttgaaaaaaaaaacatgccTTAAAGTTTCAAAATTCTGAAAAAGTTACACTTGAACCTAGGGATGTATTCTAGATCTCcataaatttcatgatgaaatacatTGTGGTTCAAGCTGCACAAAAACAAAAATCATGTCTTTCTAGCACATACACTTTTTTCACTATCAAAGTTCATGATTTTGGGTTTTTATACAGCTCACACCAGTATTTTATCATGAAACTTTACAGAATGTAGTATACATACCAATGTCCATGTGCATTTCTTCAGATTTGTTTTGAAACTTCTAAATATGATTTTCGATTTTTTTTTCGAAAACAGGGCTCCATGGAGCTTGGGAGCAAGATATCCACTCTCGGTTTCTGCTGGCTTCTTCTCTCGAGTTTCGGAGAAGTAAACCTACATGTTGTGTTGTCGAGAGAATTTACCGTCCAAATTATTTTACACTGTAAAGTACTGTATTTGGACAAGGGATTTGGGGAAGGGAACATGACATGGATGGGGCGTGGTACTATAAGCACAAGGAAGGGTACTTGGATCGAGTGGGACGCGTACAGTTGCAGCCATGTGCCCACCTTGTTGGCTAGAGTAAAATAGCACGAGGCAGCCTTGTAACTGAATCCAGATTGCAAACACATAAGACTAGCcgcagtgggagtaacttcagcagtaaatttgagtccaactcagcaaatttgcttatgtggcagtgagttaatgaggagagagatagttatagtaacttagctagttattgtaacatcacatgtcccaatgaaatatgagtctataacctaataaatgaagctttgcatgttaccatacttatgttactacccacaaTGAACGTagtaatatagtctagggatatgtttatgttactagtgtatgttactacccattgtggctagtctaacgcTTGCACTTACATTTAGACTACCCATCtttattaggctggtcatagtggggagtaacttagactagtaacatgcatagtatcttagattaatatcataggtggtctcatttatcgccatgcatgacacatagtagcatcacatttaatATGTTacatctacctatgttactataaccatctcttttCTTTAATTATCTGTCACATAAGCATGTTTGTGAATCCCAAATAAATGATACTaattatgttacccccactatggccagccttagtaCTTCCTCCTCctaaaaataagtgtctcaactttatactaactctagtacaaaattgtactaagtttgagacacttattttggaatggagggagtagtatatataaaTTCGAAACCGAACTTTCACGTTCACACACCCATTCACATATGGGGGGCAGATTTGCAGTTTTATTCGCAGTAATAAACGGGAGTTATTCGTACGACCGGATATTACACTCCCGGTTCAGTAAGGTTGTTGCAGCAACTTGTACTGCTATGATCATGGTCGTCCAATCCCTCCATTGTACGGCGGAGGGGCTCCAGGGCCGGGCTGCGGACGGTAAGGGTAGGGCCGAGGACGGCCGCCGTACGGTAGGCCAGGCTGTCCGCACGGCCTGCCTCTGCAtatggggcggcggctagggtccAGAGCACCAGCTGGAAGGAAAACAGGAGCGTCCATGGAGATTCATCAGTTACAAGTAATTACTCGATTTCAGGACGCTGCAGAGGAGTACTATAACTgaaggaggagatgacgacgaaGAGGATGAAATGAGCAGTTCGGAAGCACTCACGACTGATCCCGGCTCCGTAGCAGACGGAGCTGCTCATGATCACCGCGGAGACGGCGAAGAGCGCGATCTGCAGGAGCACCATGAAACGGGCAGCTCTGGCGAAGGACGCCATCGTAACGTGGGTGGGCTGTAGCTAGCTGGGGGCTTCGAGCTTTGTTTGTTTGCAGATGCTGCTCGCCGAAGGGCCCGTACTTATAGATGTCGATCGACCCCTCCTCCTATGGCAAAGAGAAAGATCGCCTTGGCACATTAATTTCCTTGTATACTTTTCTCAAGCATATTCTACCTCGAGAGATCAAGCTTTGGCAGTGGCAGCTAACAGTTCGCATCCTAAAAAAAGGAGTGCAATTTTCCGATAAGGATAATCACACTATTTTTGGTGGGCACACACGGGTGAATCTATTTGCTCAAATTTCTCGGTTTAGTCAAGGCTAGCGAGTGGTGAGTAATGATAAGTTGATAACTTGGCCGTGCACGACCGGCAGAGAGGACCGACGACCCAACTCTCGGGTCGTCTTGCGGTCTTGCAACCAAGGAAAAGCTATACGTAGGGTTTCCCTCGCCTCGCGTTGTCACGCATGAAACCAATGTTACTgaccaactccaatgcacgaccttAGATGGTCGGGACGCATCCAATGAGGAATAAACGGACACAAATTGCGACTCAATGCATGTGAGCAAACGGATAAACGTCAATTTTTATTCGCTGACTCATTTCCGACACAAATTTGAGCCGCGTTTGCATCGAAACGGATAGCGCACGGACGGGCGGGATGTGTGCCCTTGTTCTCCCCCGGCCCGCCCATCAGCGACACAAACGTTCCTTTTTCTCttccccttccctcccctcccccaTAGCCGCCGTCGCCCATTTCCCAGCCGCCTCCTCGGTCTTCAGCCCGGCCGCCCAAAGCACGACCATCGGATTTGTGCCTCTTTTGCCCCGTCACCGGCGCACAACCGGTAGATCTGCGGCAACCGCCGCCGCCACTGGATTTGGCGCATTCGGTCGCCGGCGGCTGCGCCTTGCCATGAATTTGCCGGGTACCGGACCGAACAACCCCGACAACGCCTCTGCGCAGCATGCAGGTATTGACTccgcctctagccgctcggataTTTTCGTCGGCGGATCGCAGACAAAAACACGCCCGACCATCGCCCAGGCTCGGCGTTGGTCCAGCGGCTCGCGGCTCACCGTTGCCGGTCATAGAGTGCGATGACTGCCCGTGGCAGGTCGTGCATCGCGTTTCTACCACGCCGGAACATTcaggatgggtgttcttcaagtgcAAAAAAGATGGGGCATGTGTTGGGGAGCTATTTAAAAGAGGAACAAGATATCATTCAAGTAacgcaaccatcatgctctcccaacgtatttgaagaggtatgtctagcaagtgatttacctatcttCTGATTTGGacgcaactttattgttgatgcttccataagaaaaattctcataagtaattttgaagaaccaacgaagaagggtaatttacttgttagcaatcaaattgttatagaacatatcggtcaacctattgtgccatttataaagaccaatagtgacttattattgcagccaaagttttccccattgctttatcaattgagacatgtgtatcctaactattttcgtttcagaaatttaaagccaaggttaaattcttttgagaaatctgatgctaatataatatcttatccaaatacatcggagatagagtgcataACACAATGCATAGTCGAATGGAGATATTCAAAATCTGgacattcgtttgcttaactccaaatcCATTCGCGCACGAAGATCGACTAGAAAATAAGAAGTATACCTtaaattcaagcatgtgtgataaaatatttgatttgttgctgaaaaataattacttTAGAATTCTTGATCATCATGTCAAGCCATTAATaaaaggacgaatgtattgtaaatTGCATGATtcatccaagcataattttgaggattgcaacatgtttggTCAAATAGTCAAATTGACCATTGATAGAGGACAATTGAAATTTGTtaagacaccaagagatgaccagtctattccgattggtcctgatggcaaatgatatttgcatcggctgcttcaagccgatccatttcaacatgagaaggtaaaaactgcggACAATGGAATCAAGCTTTCAACTAAGGAGGTTGTTCAAGAGCACAATTATAATATTCTTGAGGGAGGTAATTCCATCAAAGTTGCAATGAAGACGCcaagtactagggggcaacaaGAAAATCTAAAGATCGATGCAAGCAAAGGTCGAtgtaagcacaaaggtaaaaagcTGATAGTCACTTTCGCGCAACTATTCGAAAACTATTAGAAGATAAGTGAGAAGAAGATTGCTTATCAGCCAAGTAATTCAAAAGCGTCAAGATCACCCCCTAGGCACAAATCTGATGGCCGGTATTGGCAAAGGGAAAATTTCAATGCAACATATTGATATCCTTATTTTGGTTCGCCAATGCCAATGtcatggatgcctccctatgctcatgtaaaTTTATATCAATCATGGGACATGTATGAttcaagggcacattctccatcataTTTTAGACTATCTCACCAttattatgcagctccaagaagatcaacgttCAGTGAGTAGTCATATGTTCAAGACCGTTTCAATGAGAAAGAATCAGTCCGGAGCTCAAGAAAGAAGAATGAAGTAATCAAACAAATATATCGAGTTTAaaaagatggtcgtaagagtgccaaTTCAGATTTGATCCTAAAGGATAAAGAGctaattaaagtgttgacattgacTACTGAAGACAATGAGATGAAGCAATAAGTTGTCGAAAATCAAAGTGCAGAATCTAAAGAAAGAAGTTGAAAGTGCATAAGGTAAATCAGGAATTGTCattagctcaaagaaaagaagaaattacaaaaacttagtgcataAGAGCTTGAAAAAAGCAACATGGCATGAGTTCCCAAAGGAAGTACTCAAAACAAGAATGGTGTGCAAGCTTCCATTGCAAGAAGTTGCGGCAAAGgtaaagaaggaaaagagtgaaaattatgaacgaccaagccgaaggtttcaaggTCTTCGGTGCACACATTATCCACATTCTCCAACTATGCCATCGATGCCGATGACATGGAATTCATTctcatgtatgattggttacccttCATGGAGTTATTTTGATCCATGGAGGCAATATAACTTCTTACATCATGCAAGGGTTTTACCTCATCACCATACATTCGATTAGCTGTATTTTGTTGCTAATTAAAGAGGCCGATATATAACTATCGCCCTAAGCAAAGACATGGCTGATATATAATTATCGACCTAAGCACATATAAATGACCAATGGAGTGTTGAAATCGTCCTTAGAGAAAACACGgtaatatatatatgtatatatatacatacatacatacatacatatatatatatatatatatatatatgtatgtattggcacgctagctttgccaaaaaacaggggggcatgtgttgacaccagatttttgTATGGCTAAAATAGTAATTAAGATAAATTCaattgaaaaaagtttcaacattaaagttcttcgtctcgttgaaacggaTGATTTTGATGTAGaaatcgtcttaatccgaggtcgtataCAAAAGTTACAGGCAGTACAAGACACTGCTACAGTAGATGGCCGGTCACTCCGAggacaactgagggagtcctggattagggggtgtccggatggcctgactatgacctttggccggactcccggactatgaagatacaagattgaagacttcgtcccatgtctggatgggactttccttggtgtggaaggcaagcttggcgatacgatatgtagatctcctcccattgtaactgactcagtgtaaccctagccctctccggtgtctatataaaccggagagttttagtccataggaggaacaacaatcataccataggctagcttctagggtttagcctctctgatctcgtggtagaccaactcttatactacccatattatcaatattaatcaagcaggagtagggttttacctccatctagagggcccgaacctgggtaaaaacatcgtgtcccttgtctcctgttaccatccgcctagacgcacagttcgggaccccctacccgagatccgccggttttgacaccgacattggtgctttcattgagagttcctctgtgtcgtcacctttaggcccgatggcttcttcgatcatcaaccacgacgcggtccaggatgaggcttttctccccagacagatcttcgtgttcggcggcttcgcactgcgggccaatttgcttggccatctggagcagatcgaaagctacgcccctggccatcaggtcagatttggaagtttaaactacacgg
This genomic window contains:
- the LOC123157083 gene encoding two-on-two hemoglobin-3 isoform X1, producing MQSLQDKASEWSGVAAADAFAIDEVNVFEALGGTPQPFVDLSTNFYTRVYEDEEEWFREIFSGSKKEDAIQNQYEFLVQRMGGPPLFSQRRGHPALIGRHRPFPVTHRAAERWLHHMQQALETTESINPDTKPKMMNFFRHTAYFLVAGNEMTRQTQSVPPCKHATSKPAEAPWSLGARYPLSVSAGFFSRVSEK
- the LOC123157083 gene encoding two-on-two hemoglobin-3 isoform X2; the protein is MQSLQDKASEWSGVAAADAFAIDEVNVFEALGGTPQPFVDLSTNFYTRVYEDEEEWFREIFSGSKKEDAIQNQYEFLVQRMGGPPLFSQRRGHPALIGRHRPFPVTHRAAERWLHHMQQALETTESINPDTKPKMMNFFRHTAYFLVAGNEMTRQTQSVPPCKHATSKPAE